One window of Candidatus Regiella endosymbiont of Tuberolachnus salignus genomic DNA carries:
- the asd gene encoding archaetidylserine decarboxylase (Phosphatidylserine decarboxylase is synthesized as a single chain precursor. Generation of the pyruvoyl active site from a Ser is coupled to cleavage of a Gly-Ser bond between the larger (beta) and smaller (alpha chains). It is an integral membrane protein.), giving the protein MLERLKIKLQYLLPRQGLTLLAGWGANKQAGWLSQLAIKSFVWYYKVDMKEAQHSELATYRSFNEFFVRRLADNARPITAGDHLLVQPADGTISQLGTICDGKILQAKEHHYSLEALLAGNYLLAEEFKNGQFVTTYLAPRDYHRVHMPCDGTLREMIYVPGDLFSVNQLTSENITNLFARNERVICIFDTAFGSVAQILVGATIVGSIETVWESNINSAREGIIQRWTYPSTDDEGAIKLEKGQEMGHFKLGSTVINLFASNKIHLAPHLSSESVARMGEPLAEAVMLEN; this is encoded by the coding sequence ATGCTAGAACGTCTTAAAATAAAATTACAATATTTACTCCCGCGGCAAGGTTTAACACTTTTGGCGGGCTGGGGTGCAAACAAACAAGCGGGGTGGTTAAGTCAATTGGCGATTAAAAGCTTTGTTTGGTATTACAAAGTGGATATGAAAGAAGCCCAGCATTCTGAGCTCGCAACCTATCGTTCTTTCAATGAATTTTTTGTCCGTCGATTAGCCGATAACGCCCGTCCGATCACCGCAGGAGATCATCTGTTGGTACAACCGGCGGATGGCACGATCAGCCAGTTAGGCACTATCTGTGATGGAAAAATTTTGCAAGCCAAAGAACATCATTACAGTTTGGAAGCCCTATTAGCAGGGAATTATTTATTAGCCGAAGAGTTTAAAAATGGTCAATTTGTCACAACGTATCTCGCTCCCCGTGATTACCATCGGGTACATATGCCCTGTGATGGCACCTTGCGTGAAATGATTTACGTCCCCGGTGATCTCTTTTCAGTGAATCAGTTGACATCAGAAAATATTACTAATTTGTTCGCCCGCAATGAACGAGTCATCTGTATTTTTGATACCGCCTTCGGCTCAGTAGCGCAAATTTTAGTGGGTGCTACCATCGTCGGCAGTATAGAAACTGTTTGGGAAAGCAATATTAACTCAGCAAGAGAAGGCATAATACAACGCTGGACGTATCCATCTACCGATGATGAGGGAGCGATCAAGCTGGAAAAAGGGCAAGAAATGGGACATTTTAAATTAGGCTCCACCGTCATCAACTTATTTGCATCAAATAAAATTCATTTAGCTCCTCATTTAAGTAGTGAGTCTGTTGCCCGTATGGGAGAGCCGTTAGCTGAAGCTGTTATGTTGGAAAATTGA
- the orn gene encoding oligoribonuclease translates to MTEIKNNLIWIDLEMTGLYPEHDRIIEIATLVTDANLNLLEEGPVIAIHQSDETLHLMDEWNTRTHNRSGLVDRVKNSTTDEAAAAQQTIEFLKEWVSPGVSPICGNSVGQDRRFLFRYMPELEKYFHYRYLDVSTLKELARRWKPEILKGFTKNNTHKAMDDIRESVAELIYYRQHFIQP, encoded by the coding sequence ATGACAGAAATTAAAAATAATTTGATCTGGATCGATTTAGAAATGACAGGTCTCTATCCCGAACATGATCGTATTATTGAGATCGCGACGCTAGTAACTGATGCCAATCTTAATCTTTTGGAGGAAGGTCCTGTCATTGCGATCCATCAATCTGATGAGACGCTCCATTTGATGGATGAATGGAATACACGAACGCATAATCGCAGTGGCCTGGTTGATCGCGTCAAAAATAGTACAACAGATGAAGCTGCTGCCGCACAACAAACCATTGAATTTTTAAAAGAATGGGTCTCGCCGGGTGTTTCGCCTATTTGTGGTAATAGTGTGGGACAAGATCGCCGTTTTTTATTTCGTTATATGCCAGAATTGGAAAAATATTTTCATTATCGCTATCTGGACGTCAGCACATTGAAAGAATTAGCGCGCCGTTGGAAACCTGAAATACTCAAGGGATTTACTAAAAACAATACCCATAAGGCGATGGATGATATCCGTGAATCGGTAGCGGAATTAATTTATTACCGCCAACATTTTATTCAGCCGTAA
- the barA gene encoding two-component sensor histidine kinase BarA has translation MIKYSLRTRMMILILAPTLILGILLSTFFMISRYHEFEKQVINAGSSIIEPLAIASEHGMIARNRDNIRQLINLLHHRNNPIIRAITVFDKDNKFFATSNYNYNSTQLRLAKNHPIPHSLMLTHRGDSLVLQMPIISEFHLSRDYLQPNDVIAPQTQTLGYIAIDLDLKTVHLKRLKELLISILLLLFCLCIAVLLTYRLIQDVTVPIHNMVNAVDRIRRGRLNSRVEGNTFGELDTLKNGINAMAMSLAAYRKKMQHSIDQATFDLRNTLEQIEKQNVELELAKKRAQEAARIKSDFLANISHELRTPLNAVIGFTRQTLKTALTPTQVDYMQTIERSGNHLLSIINDVLDFSKLEVGKLALEQLPFLLRATLDEVIILLAHTAHEKGLELILHVNQDVPEQVVGDAMRLQQIITNLLGNAIKFTEKGSIDININLLCETCQTKDEIKLAVEIRDTGIGISETQYPQLFQAFGQADASTSRRHGGTGLGLAITERLVKKMKGTIGFSSQLNHGSTFVFNIALTLNENTLDQAASMEPLANKHLAYIESNATAAQATLHFLKGTPLQITHRSTLKQLPQQHYDFLLIGIAVPSALNQADHREQLITALEMADQVILVLPSQLQVEAEQLKQAGAKACLLRPISSNRLFPLLLAKNGLDPLIPQKKPDPVARFPLRVMAVDDNPANLKLIGTLLAEQVEETIVCESGAKALLMARRKRLDIILMDIQMPQMDGIQTSQLIHQIPHHQNTPIIAVTAHAVNGQRDYFLSMGMADYLAKPIDEALLRCTLSRYSRLKNHLPNPLVADHPVFSPPSRSCDTTLGVTTWAAKSLDWPLAIQQAANKEDLAYELLSMLLGSLPLITKQIQDMMNKEQNDENTHAAILSLIHKLHGSCGYTGTPRLQQICLTIESQLRQKIALQQLQPEWLELLDEIENVTQAAQQQIDGLQHRC, from the coding sequence ATGATCAAATACAGTCTTCGTACACGCATGATGATTTTGATCTTAGCGCCCACCCTTATATTAGGAATATTACTCAGTACCTTTTTTATGATAAGTCGTTATCATGAATTTGAAAAACAAGTTATCAATGCCGGAAGCAGTATTATCGAGCCTTTGGCTATTGCCAGCGAACATGGAATGATTGCCCGCAATCGTGACAATATTAGACAGCTAATTAATTTACTGCATCACCGAAATAACCCTATTATTCGAGCGATAACGGTGTTTGACAAAGATAATAAATTTTTCGCCACTTCTAATTATAATTACAACTCTACTCAGCTCAGACTCGCCAAAAACCATCCTATACCTCACTCGCTGATGCTCACTCATCGAGGAGATTCACTGGTATTACAAATGCCAATTATTTCTGAATTTCATTTATCGCGTGATTACTTGCAGCCCAACGATGTCATCGCGCCTCAAACTCAAACCTTGGGATATATTGCTATCGATTTAGATCTGAAAACGGTTCATTTAAAACGGCTAAAAGAATTATTAATATCAATATTGTTACTTTTATTTTGTCTCTGTATCGCGGTGTTATTGACTTATCGTCTCATACAAGATGTGACTGTGCCGATCCACAATATGGTTAATGCTGTCGATCGCATTCGTCGTGGGCGGTTAAATAGCCGAGTAGAGGGCAATACATTCGGGGAGCTGGATACGCTAAAAAATGGTATTAACGCCATGGCGATGTCCCTGGCGGCATATCGCAAAAAAATGCAACACAGTATCGATCAAGCGACTTTTGATTTACGTAACACCCTTGAACAAATAGAAAAACAGAATGTGGAATTAGAATTGGCTAAAAAACGGGCGCAAGAAGCAGCGCGTATTAAATCTGATTTTCTAGCGAATATCTCTCATGAATTACGTACGCCGCTGAATGCGGTAATCGGTTTCACTCGGCAAACACTAAAAACCGCATTAACCCCAACGCAAGTCGATTATATGCAAACGATTGAGCGATCGGGCAATCACCTATTATCTATCATCAATGACGTATTGGATTTCTCGAAATTAGAAGTAGGAAAGTTAGCGCTAGAGCAGCTCCCTTTTTTATTACGCGCCACGCTGGATGAAGTGATCATTTTACTGGCTCATACGGCGCATGAAAAAGGGCTCGAGCTGATTTTACATGTCAATCAAGATGTACCCGAACAAGTGGTAGGCGATGCGATGCGTTTGCAACAAATTATCACTAATCTGCTGGGAAACGCGATTAAATTTACCGAAAAGGGCAGTATAGATATCAATATCAATCTATTATGCGAAACATGCCAAACAAAAGATGAAATTAAGTTAGCGGTAGAAATTCGCGATACCGGTATTGGCATTTCGGAAACACAATACCCGCAATTATTCCAGGCTTTTGGTCAAGCCGATGCGAGCACCTCACGTCGCCACGGGGGTACCGGTCTTGGGCTGGCAATTACTGAGCGCCTGGTAAAAAAGATGAAAGGCACTATTGGTTTCTCCAGCCAGCTCAACCATGGCTCCACATTTGTATTCAACATTGCTTTAACTTTAAATGAAAATACCCTTGATCAAGCGGCTTCAATGGAACCACTGGCCAATAAACATCTGGCTTATATCGAAAGTAACGCCACAGCGGCACAGGCGACGCTGCACTTTTTAAAGGGTACGCCACTACAGATCACTCACCGCTCAACGTTAAAGCAGTTGCCTCAGCAACATTACGATTTTCTACTGATTGGGATAGCGGTTCCTTCAGCTTTGAATCAAGCCGATCACCGGGAGCAATTAATCACCGCCCTTGAAATGGCTGATCAGGTTATTTTAGTATTACCCAGTCAATTACAGGTCGAGGCAGAACAGCTTAAACAAGCGGGCGCCAAAGCCTGTCTCCTTAGGCCAATATCCAGCAACCGATTATTCCCTCTATTATTAGCAAAAAATGGATTGGATCCGTTGATACCGCAGAAAAAACCGGATCCTGTCGCTCGCTTTCCTTTACGGGTGATGGCGGTTGACGACAATCCTGCCAATTTAAAACTCATCGGCACGCTTTTGGCCGAACAAGTGGAAGAGACGATTGTGTGTGAAAGCGGTGCAAAAGCATTATTGATGGCGCGTCGAAAAAGGTTAGATATTATTTTAATGGATATTCAGATGCCTCAGATGGATGGTATCCAGACCAGTCAATTAATTCATCAAATACCGCATCATCAGAATACCCCCATCATTGCGGTTACCGCGCATGCAGTGAATGGCCAACGAGATTATTTTCTTAGCATGGGTATGGCGGATTATCTCGCCAAACCGATTGATGAGGCACTGCTAAGATGCACCCTTTCTCGCTACTCTCGATTAAAAAATCATCTGCCCAATCCGCTGGTTGCTGATCATCCTGTTTTCTCTCCTCCTTCCCGCTCCTGCGATACAACATTAGGTGTTACAACATGGGCAGCAAAATCACTGGATTGGCCGTTAGCGATACAACAAGCCGCGAATAAGGAGGATTTGGCTTATGAATTATTATCTATGCTGCTGGGATCACTGCCTTTGATCACAAAACAGATACAAGACATGATGAATAAAGAACAGAATGATGAGAATACCCACGCCGCTATTTTGTCGTTAATCCATAAGTTGCACGGTAGTTGTGGATACACGGGGACTCCTCGTTTACAACAGATTTGTTTGACGATTGAAAGCCAATTACGGCAGAAAATAGCATTACAACAGTTACAACCGGAATGGTTAGAATTATTAGATGAAATTGAGAATGTCACTCAAGCCGCACAACAGCAAATAGACGGCTTGCAACATCGTTGTTAA
- the mscM gene encoding miniconductance mechanosensitive channel MscM, whose protein sequence is MRLITICWFALLFALSFVQSHAAIQIDEGQLQQDLQQATANTKAPNHAEIVRALQGALNRLKDAKESEEKANKYQIIINDFTKLIDDLNKKIAEENSKLPLIPSQLTTNELEQKISQTSGVLSDLEHQMQQELELSREISDSIVQIPLQQSEARQLLTETMQRLQSFQNPTSPLAEAKFSLLKAEAIARKAKINELELAQLSANNRQELSRMRIELCKKRHERLDQLLQSLRNHSNDERQREAEKVLERTESLAEKDRNLPDSVSTLLQTNRTLSYSLKQQTQRMNTISFAQRKVAAQTLQVRQALATIREQAQWVGVSAVLGETLRMQVARLPDMPKSQKLDRDMVQLRVDRLNFEDMLEKQQRITLTQNDGSLLNVEQQNIVDMQLKTQRKLLNVLLSGYDTEILELTKLKVADSQLVDALKEVHEVAHRHLFWVADISPLSFSYPVEVTHDLSRLLSLDTLSQLSGALMKMLTDKQTLIPILGALLVVGFSISSRRHYHAFLERTNSYIGKVNQDQFSLTLRTVFWSILIALPLPILWSALGYSLQNAWSYPIAVDIGIAVTETVPVLWIFMIGAAFTHPHGLFIAHFRWHPAQVARAMRFYRLSVWLIIPLMIALIFFENYSDREFAPTLGRLCFILLCIALSLVTSSFKRAGIPLYLDESGHGDNKVNRALWAVLLSAPLLAALASALGYFTTAQDLLTRLEVSVAIWFFLLIIYHIVRRWMLIQRRRIAFERAKQRRADILAQRAREDDAAISLNPEGSSETEEPMINLDVISAQSLRLIRSILTMLALVAVIALWSEIHSAFGFLENIHLWDVTTTFNGVDTIQPISMGSILIVILVIIVTTQLVRNLPSLLELALLQHLDLAPGTGYAISTITKYLLMLLGGMVGFSLLGIEWAKFQWLVAALSVGLGFGLQDIVNNFISGLIILFEKPIRIGDTVTVRDLTGSVTKINTRATTISDWDRKEVIVPNKAFITEQFINWSLSDPITRVVLTVPAPIEANSEEVTEILLIASRCCSLVLDTPAPEVYLIDIQQGIQIFELRIYAAEMSHRMPLRHEIHQLILAGYREHGIELPFPPFQIRTDRLNRITDTLNQKNKTSSGSTSSSSGSAS, encoded by the coding sequence GTGCGCCTGATAACAATATGCTGGTTTGCTTTACTCTTTGCTTTATCGTTTGTTCAATCTCATGCAGCCATTCAGATCGACGAAGGGCAATTGCAGCAAGATCTACAACAAGCGACGGCGAATACTAAAGCACCTAATCACGCAGAAATTGTGCGGGCGTTACAAGGCGCGTTAAACCGGCTAAAAGACGCTAAAGAATCGGAGGAAAAAGCCAATAAATATCAGATTATTATCAATGATTTTACTAAATTAATTGATGATTTAAATAAAAAAATAGCCGAAGAAAACAGTAAATTACCCCTCATTCCTAGCCAGCTGACAACAAATGAGCTTGAACAAAAAATCTCTCAAACCAGTGGGGTACTATCAGATTTAGAACACCAGATGCAGCAAGAACTCGAACTTTCACGAGAAATCAGCGATTCTATTGTACAAATTCCACTACAACAATCGGAAGCGCGACAGCTGCTGACTGAAACGATGCAGCGGCTTCAGTCATTCCAGAATCCAACCTCTCCCTTAGCAGAAGCAAAATTTTCTTTACTGAAAGCAGAAGCGATAGCACGTAAAGCAAAAATCAATGAATTAGAACTCGCTCAACTTTCTGCTAACAATCGGCAAGAACTCTCTCGTATGCGCATAGAATTATGCAAAAAACGTCATGAACGTTTGGATCAATTATTGCAGTCTTTGCGTAACCATAGTAATGATGAGCGGCAGCGAGAAGCAGAAAAAGTATTAGAGCGCACTGAGTCACTGGCCGAAAAAGACCGAAATTTACCCGATTCTGTTAGCACATTGCTACAAACCAACCGAACACTGTCTTATTCACTCAAACAGCAAACGCAGCGGATGAATACCATCTCTTTTGCCCAACGTAAAGTGGCTGCCCAAACACTACAGGTACGGCAAGCACTGGCTACCATTCGTGAGCAAGCCCAGTGGGTGGGCGTTTCGGCGGTTTTAGGTGAGACATTAAGAATGCAGGTCGCCCGATTACCAGACATGCCAAAATCGCAAAAATTAGATCGGGATATGGTTCAGTTACGTGTTGATCGACTTAATTTTGAAGATATGTTGGAAAAACAACAGAGAATAACATTGACTCAAAATGATGGCAGTCTGCTCAATGTTGAGCAACAAAATATTGTTGATATGCAATTGAAAACGCAACGCAAGCTGCTGAATGTATTGCTTTCTGGTTACGATACTGAAATTCTGGAATTGACTAAACTCAAAGTCGCTGACAGCCAGTTGGTGGATGCACTTAAAGAAGTACATGAAGTCGCACACCGTCATCTGTTTTGGGTTGCCGATATCAGTCCACTTTCATTTTCTTACCCGGTTGAAGTGACACATGATCTGAGTCGCTTACTCTCACTTGATACATTATCGCAGCTCAGTGGTGCTTTAATGAAAATGCTCACCGACAAACAAACATTGATCCCGATTCTCGGCGCGTTACTTGTTGTTGGATTTAGTATCAGCTCCCGCCGCCATTATCATGCGTTCCTTGAACGCACGAATAGTTACATCGGTAAAGTGAATCAAGATCAATTTTCTTTAACATTACGTACTGTTTTTTGGTCAATTTTAATCGCTTTACCCCTGCCAATATTATGGTCTGCGTTAGGATACAGTCTACAAAACGCTTGGTCTTATCCGATTGCAGTGGATATTGGTATTGCCGTAACGGAAACGGTACCGGTACTCTGGATTTTTATGATCGGAGCGGCTTTTACCCATCCTCACGGCTTATTTATTGCTCATTTTCGTTGGCATCCAGCACAGGTTGCCAGAGCGATGCGTTTCTACCGACTGTCAGTCTGGCTGATCATTCCGTTAATGATTGCTTTGATTTTTTTTGAAAATTACAGTGATCGTGAATTTGCTCCCACTTTGGGGCGGTTATGCTTTATTTTGTTATGTATCGCACTCAGTTTAGTCACTAGTAGTTTCAAACGGGCGGGGATCCCGCTGTATCTGGATGAATCAGGTCATGGTGATAATAAAGTTAATCGGGCGTTATGGGCAGTATTGCTGTCAGCACCTCTGCTCGCTGCTTTGGCTTCGGCGCTGGGTTACTTCACTACCGCCCAAGATTTGTTAACCCGTCTAGAAGTTTCTGTCGCTATTTGGTTTTTTCTGCTGATCATTTATCACATTGTTCGTCGTTGGATGCTTATCCAGCGGCGGCGTATCGCTTTTGAGCGAGCCAAACAACGGCGGGCGGATATTTTGGCACAACGGGCGCGTGAAGATGATGCCGCCATCAGTTTAAATCCAGAGGGCAGCAGCGAGACAGAAGAGCCGATGATCAATCTTGATGTGATTAGCGCCCAGTCACTACGATTGATCCGATCCATCCTTACTATGCTGGCGTTAGTCGCTGTTATCGCCCTATGGTCAGAAATCCATTCTGCTTTTGGTTTTTTAGAAAATATTCATCTATGGGATGTCACAACCACCTTTAATGGCGTGGATACCATACAACCCATCAGCATGGGTTCGATATTAATTGTCATTTTAGTGATAATCGTCACCACCCAGCTAGTACGTAATTTACCTTCACTGCTAGAGTTAGCTTTATTGCAACATTTAGATCTTGCGCCTGGTACCGGTTATGCTATTTCCACTATCACTAAATATTTATTGATGTTGCTCGGTGGCATGGTGGGATTCTCGCTTTTGGGGATTGAGTGGGCAAAATTTCAATGGTTAGTCGCCGCGTTAAGCGTAGGTTTGGGCTTTGGTTTGCAGGATATTGTTAACAACTTTATCTCCGGCCTTATCATCTTATTTGAAAAACCTATCCGTATCGGCGATACCGTCACTGTTCGTGATCTTACCGGCAGCGTCACCAAAATTAATACTCGTGCGACAACGATTTCTGATTGGGATCGTAAAGAAGTTATTGTACCGAATAAAGCATTTATAACTGAACAATTTATCAACTGGTCGTTGTCAGATCCGATTACCAGGGTGGTATTGACCGTACCGGCTCCGATTGAAGCCAATAGTGAAGAAGTCACTGAAATATTGTTGATTGCCTCCCGCTGCTGTTCACTGGTATTAGATACCCCAGCGCCAGAAGTGTATTTGATCGATATCCAGCAAGGCATTCAGATTTTTGAATTACGTATCTACGCGGCTGAAATGAGTCATAGGATGCCGCTACGTCATGAGATCCATCAACTGATACTGGCAGGTTATCGTGAACACGGCATCGAGCTACCTTTTCCCCCTTTCCAAATACGCACTGATCGACTTAATAGGATCACTGATACGCTGAATCAAAAGAATAAAACTAGCTCAGGCAGTACTTCTTCTAGCTCAGGCAGTGCTTCTTAG
- the tsaB gene encoding tRNA (adenosine(37)-N6)-threonylcarbamoyltransferase complex dimerization subunit type 1 TsaB, which produces MSTRILAIDTATEACSVAIWNDGEVIALFEICPRTHTQRILPMVQQVLAESGLSLHQLDALAFGRGPGSFTGVRIGIGIGQGLALGADLPMIGVSTLQTLAQGAWRKTGACQVLAVLDARMGEVYWGQFEHKAAGQWSSTHSEAVMTPQQALMLAESLQGSWVSVGTGWQTYPDLIAGSGVDLSDGQLALPQAEDMLPLALALWHSGKAVPVEQAEPIYLRNEVTWKKLPNRS; this is translated from the coding sequence GTGTCCACACGAATTTTAGCGATTGATACCGCGACAGAAGCTTGTTCTGTTGCTATTTGGAATGACGGTGAAGTTATCGCACTGTTTGAGATTTGTCCTCGCACCCATACTCAGCGTATTTTGCCGATGGTGCAACAGGTATTAGCCGAATCAGGATTATCTTTGCATCAATTAGATGCGTTGGCTTTTGGTCGAGGACCCGGCAGTTTTACCGGGGTACGTATTGGCATCGGCATTGGGCAAGGGTTAGCATTAGGCGCTGATTTACCCATGATTGGTGTATCAACTTTACAGACCTTAGCGCAAGGCGCGTGGCGTAAGACAGGGGCGTGCCAGGTATTGGCGGTGTTAGATGCACGTATGGGGGAAGTCTATTGGGGGCAATTTGAACACAAAGCGGCGGGTCAATGGTCAAGTACGCACAGTGAAGCGGTTATGACGCCCCAGCAAGCTTTAATGCTCGCAGAATCGTTACAAGGATCCTGGGTATCTGTAGGGACAGGTTGGCAAACCTATCCTGATTTGATTGCTGGTAGTGGGGTTGATTTATCCGATGGCCAATTAGCGTTACCACAGGCGGAAGATATGTTGCCGCTAGCATTAGCGTTATGGCATAGCGGCAAAGCAGTTCCTGTTGAACAGGCTGAACCCATCTATCTGCGTAATGAAGTTACATGGAAAAAATTACCGAACCGTTCATGA
- the accA gene encoding acetyl-CoA carboxylase carboxyl transferase subunit alpha, producing MSLNFLDFEAPIAELEAKIDALNKINPQDEKLDINLDAAVKCLCEEKEKLTQEIFSKLTPFQIVKLARHPCRPYTLDYVKQIFTDFEELAGDRVYGDDKAIVGGIARLDDRAVMIIGHQKGRDTKENLRRNFGMPSPEGYRKALRLMEMAQRFKLPIITFVDTPGAYPGVGAEERGQSEAIARNLRTIARLKVPVICTVIGEGGSGGALAIGVGDKINMLQYSTYSVISPEGCASILWKSAEKAPLAAEVMGITAQRLKKLKMIDTVIAEPLGGAHCDMLAISASLKAHLLADLEELDKLDEETLLERRYERLMHYGCCK from the coding sequence ATGAGTCTAAACTTTCTCGATTTCGAAGCACCGATTGCGGAGCTCGAAGCAAAAATCGACGCGTTGAACAAAATTAACCCTCAAGATGAAAAATTAGATATTAATTTGGACGCAGCAGTAAAGTGTCTATGTGAAGAAAAGGAGAAACTTACTCAAGAAATTTTTTCAAAGTTGACTCCTTTTCAGATCGTTAAATTAGCTCGCCACCCTTGTCGGCCGTATACCTTGGATTACGTTAAACAGATATTTACTGATTTTGAAGAGTTAGCCGGGGATCGCGTTTACGGGGATGATAAAGCTATCGTAGGGGGGATTGCACGTTTAGATGATCGTGCCGTGATGATTATAGGTCATCAAAAAGGCAGAGATACAAAGGAAAACCTCCGCCGAAATTTTGGCATGCCCTCTCCAGAAGGGTATCGTAAAGCGCTACGGCTGATGGAAATGGCGCAACGCTTCAAATTACCCATCATCACCTTTGTTGATACCCCGGGGGCATATCCTGGTGTGGGTGCAGAAGAGCGTGGACAATCGGAAGCTATTGCACGTAATTTACGTACTATTGCACGTCTCAAAGTGCCCGTTATTTGCACCGTTATTGGTGAAGGTGGTTCAGGAGGAGCATTAGCAATTGGTGTAGGTGATAAAATCAATATGTTGCAATACAGTACCTATTCAGTGATTTCTCCTGAAGGCTGTGCTTCTATTCTGTGGAAAAGCGCCGAGAAAGCGCCATTAGCCGCCGAAGTCATGGGGATTACTGCTCAACGGCTAAAAAAATTAAAGATGATCGATACGGTGATTGCCGAACCGTTAGGAGGGGCTCATTGTGATATGTTAGCGATTTCTGCTTCGTTGAAAGCACATCTACTCGCTGATTTAGAGGAATTGGATAAACTGGATGAAGAAACGTTGTTAGAGCGGCGTTACGAACGTTTGATGCATTATGGTTGTTGTAAATAA
- the rsgA gene encoding small ribosomal subunit biogenesis GTPase RsgA — protein MSKNKLSRNQQRRVQANHQRRLRTADKESTLDDALFGAPQPGIVVSRFGQHADVEDNDGIQYRCNIRRTLSSLVTGDHVVWRPAITSKTAIEKSSNEKSSELEQTTIEKVTGIVEAVHQRTSIVTRPDLYDGIKPIAANVDQIIIVSAILPELSLNVIDRYLVACENLTIQPLILLNKIDLLDQADRKKIESMMAIYRKINYPVFMVSSQTGEGIESFKQLLVGKVSIFTGQSGVGKSSLLNTLLPPTEKQILINTVSNHSGLGQHTTTASRLYHLLQGGDVIDSPGVREFGLWHLTAKQVTEGFVEFHHYLARCKFRDCRHLDDPGCALRDAVERGEIAAGRFDNYHRILDSMEQVRSRKLFSSD, from the coding sequence GTGAGCAAAAATAAGCTATCCAGAAACCAACAGCGCCGAGTGCAAGCAAATCATCAACGCCGACTACGTACGGCAGATAAAGAATCGACGCTCGATGACGCATTGTTCGGCGCGCCACAACCGGGCATTGTCGTCAGTCGATTCGGCCAGCATGCTGATGTGGAAGACAACGATGGCATACAATACCGCTGTAATATTCGCCGCACACTTTCTTCTCTGGTAACCGGTGATCATGTTGTATGGCGCCCGGCGATTACATCAAAAACAGCGATTGAAAAATCCTCAAATGAAAAATCCTCAGAGCTTGAACAAACTACTATAGAAAAAGTAACAGGTATTGTCGAAGCAGTTCATCAACGTACTTCTATTGTGACGCGCCCTGATCTCTATGATGGAATAAAACCCATTGCAGCTAATGTTGATCAAATTATTATCGTCTCTGCTATTTTGCCTGAATTATCATTGAATGTTATCGATCGTTATCTCGTCGCCTGCGAAAATTTGACAATACAACCGTTAATTCTACTCAATAAAATTGATTTATTAGATCAAGCCGATCGTAAAAAGATAGAAAGTATGATGGCTATCTATAGAAAAATTAATTACCCGGTATTCATGGTTTCCAGCCAAACGGGCGAAGGCATAGAATCGTTTAAACAATTACTGGTCGGGAAGGTCAGTATTTTTACGGGTCAATCTGGTGTAGGGAAATCGAGTCTATTAAATACCCTATTACCTCCCACCGAAAAACAAATTTTGATTAATACTGTTTCAAATCATTCAGGTTTAGGCCAACATACCACTACCGCTTCTCGTTTGTATCATTTGCTACAGGGGGGGGATGTTATTGATTCACCTGGTGTACGTGAATTTGGGCTTTGGCATTTAACAGCCAAGCAAGTCACTGAAGGTTTCGTTGAATTCCATCATTATTTAGCGCGCTGTAAATTTCGTGATTGTCGCCATTTAGACGATCCTGGCTGTGCATTGCGTGATGCGGTTGAACGTGGCGAGATTGCTGCAGGACGCTTTGATAACTACCATCGTATTTTAGACAGTATGGAACAGGTAAGATCCAGAAAATTGTTTTCCAGCGACTGA